A region of Gracilinanus agilis isolate LMUSP501 chromosome 3, AgileGrace, whole genome shotgun sequence DNA encodes the following proteins:
- the MSTN gene encoding growth/differentiation factor 8 — MQRRAKKKRGEDCIDCKIMQKLQIYVYIYLFMLIVAGPVDLNESSEQKENVEKDGLCNACTWRQNTKSSRIEAIKIQILSKLRLETAPNISRDTIKQLLPKAPPLRELIDQYDVQRDDSSDGSLEDDDYHATTETIITMPTESDFLMQVEGKPKCCFFKFSSKIQYNKVVKAQLWIYLRPVKKSTTVFVQILRLIKPMKDGTRYTGIRSLKLDMNPGTGIWQSIDVKTVLQNWLKQPESNLGIEIKALDENGHDLAVTFPGLGEDGLNPFLEVRVTDTPKRSRRDFGLDCDEHSTESRCCRYPLTVDFEAFGWDWIIAPKRYKANYCSGECEFVFLQKYPHTHLVHQANPRGSAGPCCTPTKMSPINMLYFNGKEQIIYGKIPAMVVDRCGCS; from the exons ATGcaaagaagagcaaagaaaaaaaggggggaagacTGTATTGATTGCAAGATCATGCAAAAATTACAAATCTATGTTTATATTTACCTGTTTATGCTGATTGTAGCTGGTCCCGTGGATCTCAATGAGAGCAGCGAGCAAAAAGAGAATGTGGAAAAAGATGGACTATGTAATGCATGTACATGGAGACAAAACACCAAATCTTCAAGAATAGAAGCCATCAAAATTCAAATCCTTAGCAAACTTCGGCTAGAAACAGCTCCTAATATTAGCAGGGATACTATAAAACAACTTTTACCCAAAGCTCCTCCACTCCGAGAACTGATTGATCAGTATGATGTCCAGAGAGATGACAGCAGTGATGGTTCTTTGGAAGATGATGATTATCATGCTACAACTGAAACAATTATTACTATGCCTACGGAGT cTGATTTTCTAATGCAAGTGGAAGGAAAACCCAAATGTTGCTTCTTTAAATTTAGCTCTAAAATACAGTATAATAAAGTAGTAAAGGCTCAACTATGGATATATCTGAGGCCCGTCAAGAAATCTACAACAGTGTTTGTGCAAATCCTGAGACTCATCAAACCCATGAAAGATGGTACAAGATATACTGGAATTCGATCTCTGAAACTTGACATGAACCCGGGCACTGGTATTTGGCAGAGTATTGATGTGAAGACAGTATTGCAAAATTGGCTCAAACAACCTGAATCCAACTTAGGCATTGAAATCAAAGCTTTAGATGAGAATGGTCATGATCTTGCAGTCACCTTCCCAGGACTAGGTGAAGATGGACTG AACCCCTTTTTAGAGGTCAGAGTTACAGACACACCAAAAAGATCTAGAAGAGATTTTGGTCTTGATTGTGATGAACACTCAACAGAATCTCGATGCTGCCGTTACCCACTAACAGTAGATTTTGAAGCTTTTGGATGGGACTGGATTATTGCACCCAAAAGATATAAGGCTAACTACTGCTCTGGAGAATGTGAATTtgtatttctacaaaaatatccTCACACTCATCTTGTTCATCAAGCAAATCCTAGAGGTTCAGCAGGACCTTGCTGTACTCCTACTAAGATGTCCCcaataaatatgttatattttaatggaaaagaacaaataatatatGGAAAAATTCCAGCCATGGTAGTAGATCGTTGCGGGTGCTCATGA